The segment AGATaagaaagaaatgctgcaggaagggagaagagaCAGGTTGATGAGGGGTATGGGACGTGACCCAGATTTCTAGCCTGAAATTTCACTTTgcatatttgcatttaaaagtaAAGAGTCtcaaaaacacccacaaaaaatGAGGCTTTGTTCTTTTGGTGTCTTGAGAAAACATGACTTAATCCACAGGGGTAGGATCACTGTTCCCATCTGGACCTGAAGTAAGTGGGAAGCCAGGGCATTTGGTGTTTGGGttcatatacatacataagGGAAATCCATAGTCTCCTTGCTGTCCTGAAAAGTGCAATACTTCTCGCGTGATACACCAAATAAAGTGGCAGAATAAATTATGAACAATTCCTGTAGGACTAAGCCACAGCTTTGCCTGGCTGGATGTAGTAATAGCGTAAAAGTTGATGGACAGTGGAAATGTTAGAAAATACGGAAAGTAAGACTCCAAATAACATCAAAGTCCTGGTGGAGGGAAGCAAAGAGAAGGTGTGagctgaggaggaaaggaagagatgtTGTGTTTTCCAGAAGCAGCACTTCTGGGCTTTTGCTCTTTCAGCTGGAGATAATGAGGACCTGATGTATTTTGTGAATCAGCCCATCAGCATCTGTTCCTGCCTCTAGCCTTCATCCCAGGCCCTTCTTCACACGCATAGCACTGAGCCAATTTTTTATCTTCAGGCTGAAATTTCCTATGTTTGTTCTCCACTTGAAAGGAAATTCTTTGGGGAGGTTCGAGTGAAAATTGTTCAGCCAAATTCACATCTGCCATCCATAAAAATTGGCTGGATCCTTACCCACCATAAACCTCTTTACACCACTCACATGGTGGAGAGGAGCCTGGAAAGGGGATTTCAGTGTAATTCCACATCAGATCCAACAGGCATAACTCTCTCTGGGCCTCTCTGATATTCAAAGGGTAGAAATGTGAAGCCtggcaaagaggaaaaactccTTGATCACAGAAATACTTTGCAATGATCTAGTGGAAATTCACTTTGATTTACCTCTGTTTGTACAGATCAGGAaccactggggttttttttactttacactAAGTATTTTAGTCATCTGTTTCTCCAGTGCCTGCTGCATAGGGCCAGTTGATCTTGGCTTTCCAGGCTCGTGGGTTTATGTACATGTAAGAGGACAAGTGGGCAGGCCATCCCCACATGCCCCAACCTACACAGCTTGCGTCCTTCCCATCACCCACTCACAGcggtgtgttgtttttttcaggatccTAAGCCATAACCCCCTGTTAGTTATTGCTGACACATCATTCTTCAAGCTGCCTTCGGTCAAGTATCTGTAAGTATTGACTCATTTTTACTGGATTAATATTTATCTTTGTCTCTCTTGAGTGCCCTGTTGTCAGGAAAGCAGAGATCTGGTAGCAAATCTCACTTTTCTCCCAGCCTTATTCTGCTAGAGGTGCAAATAGCCCTGgcaccagcagagcagggcaaagGCCAAGCTGGTGTGTCCCCAGCTGCAAAGCAACCAAGCAGCTGGGATACAAGCTTTAAAAGACTAGAGGCTGTCCAGGTCTGGAGCCATGGAGTGGCCTGAAGAGTCTGGGAATATCCCCCACTCCTGCTTGAGCGCCGAGAAGGTGGGATCCCAATCACTGGGGCACTcgtgccagcagcccagggctccTGCCCGCCCTgcatccccatcctgctgccttgCCACAGCTGGGGGCAGATGATGCTCTGTTAATCATGAGTCACAGCATCCTATGGCTCCTGCTCACACGTCCCTGTGTGACTCCTCAGGGAGGGAGACAGGCTTTTTGCAGAGATCCCTcctgcttccagccctgctgtcccACAGATaccctttgctttctgctcagcactgtctttttttcactgatacGAACGCTCCTTCCAAGGTCACAGTCGATTCATCCTCTTGGGCAAGAAATGTTTCCCttcaggggctggggctgcactcgtgggagagcaggaggagggctTTGAGCCAGGGAATCCTTTCTGTTTGCATCCATCTACCCCAAGATCTGCAGGATCCCCTCCTGATTCAGACCTCATGGTTAGGAGCCGGTCAAAGCAGAAGAACGATAGCTTTTTGAATCATTTCTGTTTGACTAGGCAGAAGTGGATCCCTTGTGAACACTACCACAATCATCAGGGACCTGGGCTTATTCTTGGAGCACAGTTCTGGTAACGCCACCTGAaaatttaatgttgtttttcaaatgctttcagaGACCTGGGTGCAACACAACTGACTCAGCAGGCATTGCTCATACTCCTCCTGACAACAGTCCACTTGGAAACGCTGTGAGTATGCAGGACTAGGTCCCAGCCGCCAGCAGACTGTAATTGCTGAAACAAGGGGTCTGCTTGGGACATGAGTCCACCCGCCACTAATTCAGAATAACTCCAGTAAGCTTAAGGTTTGCTATTTACTGTTGAGAACCTCCCAAACTCACCTGctaagaaacagaatttcacCTTTTAGATGACATGTTCCAGGTTTTTCAAGGGGAAGTTTTAAATCAAGGTGGagtgcatttctgtttcaaatttgATTTGGGGACTAGTTCAGTTTTCAAGGGTAACGTCAACATTTTGATGCTAACAAAGAAGCTTATCTTCTGCTTGAAAGCTCTCTTAGAAATTAGAATATAATTGTCCATTGGGATTGGAGGTGGGGGGGAGTTTTCCAGAGCTGTAGAAGAAATTGAAGCAAAACCATGTGTGTTACAACTTGGACTCAGAGATGTGGATTGAGATGCTGGGATTTTCTCCAGTAACCTCTTATCTTTAGCAAACTGCCCAGTGATGTggcctgctgcctctgccagaaGAAACACCCCACCAAACCCCCGTGCAGGACCATCAAGCTTCACTGCGAGAACCTGTGCACCACCAGCGCTCCCCAGTGCGGTAGGCTATCAATAGGTATCAATGATATCGATGGAGACATCCCATCTGCCCGGTCTCCTCTAGCTGTAGGAGATGCTGTAGCATTGGCCCCGTTTTCTGGGGGTTCCCAGGCAGCATTGGCCACCGTGATGGCATCAGTCCAGCCTGGTGGCACCTGGACAGCCCCAAGGACACTGAATCTGGCCAGACTTTCTAGAGGAGCTTCATCTGTGTGAGGCCTTTAAATCAGCCCAAAGGCGAGTGCAGGCAGCTCAGGTGAGACCTGGGAGGCCTCGGACTGTGCTCCCTGAGCCACAGGCACAAAAAATTCCCCTTTGAGCACATGACTTGGGAAAAAACAAGGGTTGAAAAGTTACCAGCAATTACACGTATCTTCTGTGTCAAGTACTATCTTGAGAAGAAATAGCTTGCTGGGTTAAACAAACACACGAGCTTCCAATCCACACAGTACATCTAGCCAAGGAAATCATGCATTCCCAGTACCGTTCCCAAGCACTGGAAGGCACCGTCTGTTCTGAAGCCCCCCAGATTTCCCCTGACAACCTCCTGAGCCTTTCCAGTGCCACCCTACCACAGCTCAGTGGCGAGAGgggtcccaggcacagcacagacaTGGCCAAAGGGGCTAGTTATGTTCACAGTGCTGTGGCAAGGTGGCATGTGCTGAGCTGCACCTCAGACCTGCCACGCACACTGGGAACCCCAAGACCCATAACCAAGCACGGATGCCCCtaggcaggctctgcagaaaCCTCCTGTCATGACGATGTGTTGGATCGGGTCTGGGATGTACAGGCTCCAAAAATTGCCTGAGTGACCTTGGAAAACTGCCTGGTTTCTCTGCCACCCTGCTCCCCGCGTGTAGGAGAGAGGACCCCAATCTCCTTTGCAGGGCATTAGGTGAACACCAAGCATCGCTGTTCTCCGGTTAGCCTGCACAGTGTGAGCAATGCACTGTCCTACTCAATCTTTGCACAAAGTAAATACCATCCTGTTCAAAGCAGAGACAAGCTGGACTTCTGCAAACAGATACAGTAAGGTTCCCAAGGTCCCCAAGTAACTCATTTGCAAACTGGATGTGGACAAGTGAGCCTAACCTCATTGCAAGTCAAGGGAAAACAGGCTGCTAAGCTGCTTAGGGCTAGGTAAAGGTATTTCTGTGTCCAACTTCCTAtcattttaacaggaaaaaaaggcctGAATACCTTTGTAATCTGTAAATATTCTTCACTATGTCGGCCTGCCTCTGGCATTAAGCTATCTGCAAAGCAGGATTAGAGATAAGGTTGTGTTTGCAGCCTTGGTGTAGGACTCTTGAAGACTTATCCTAGCTCTGCAGACCCGGTGTGTGCCCTTTGCATGCCGGGGCAGGAGCTCTCCTGGGCTGTTTGCATCACTCTGGGTCAAATCCTCACATCTTCCACTTCTTCTAAGCCTGGGTGATGGAAGCTGCATCCATcagcagagaaacagctctCTGTTATCAGGGGCTCGCTCTGACTGCAGATAGAGGCATTTCAATGTGAAATATCCCAGGTTTTCCTGACCACAGGGAGAAGGGCTAGCTGGGATAACTGCTCAGGGAGAAACATCGTGTCTTTGGGTATTCCACTTTCCAAGCTCACCCATGAGTTTAAAAGCTTTATGGTGATTTTAACAACTCAACACTGGCTGGTATCGAGCTGTGGGAAACTCTCCGACAGCAAACCCGTTCCCCCAGGATGTTTGACACCAATTaaagcagagccctgggagacaccagagaagaaacagataTCTGTTTTACCCCGATGAGATAATCTGATTGATTTAACAAGACTTTTCCCGTCTGTAACACATCCACCATTCAGTTCACACGCCTCCCTTGTCTCAAAGACAAGCGCCTGCTGCTCAGGGTAAACCTTTGGCACTGTATTTTGGCAGAAAGCTTCTCATGATACCAAGTCACTGATCTGCTCTCTTGGTGTTTTAAAGCTTACACAGATCCTCTGGcagaaacaccaggaaaaataatgcaagTGTTGCCATccagaaaactgaaagccaGCATGGTGTTGAACCTCAAGCCTGAGGATCCTTTGCTCAGAGACAATGAAACCATAACGTTTGCAGTTGTCCTAAACCTGACCAGCACTGATGGTGATCTCGGGAATGCAAATGATCACATTTGCAGAACAAATTCATGTTCCTCTCAGCAGCTGTTAAGGCAAGAAGACAAAACCAGTAAGGAGCTGATGCTGCACAGCATTCAGCACATGGACTGGACCATTGAAAGTCATACAAGGAGACTGGATTTTCTAGCAAAGGCACTAGAGGCCGAGCTCAAGAATAAGCTGCACAAGGCTGAAAGCATCATGACTGTGACAAGCACTGTCTCACCCCTGCCAACATCTGCCATGCAAAAGGACGAGGTGCACAAGATCCCAGCAGTGGAGGGAGAGACAACCACAGGCTGGgtgcaaaagcagcatggctTAGGTTTGAACCAGACAGCAGCAAACCCCCGGGAAGCAGCTGGCAGGTTAAACCCCACTGACAACACCTCCATCTTCAGACGTCACAAAATATCCACAGCTCCTTCAAAACATACCCTTTTGCGCTCCCCAGCAGAGGCCCCCCATTTGTCCGGGTGTTTTAATAACCAAAATTGTTCCGAAGCTGTGGAACAGACCAAGAAAACTCATGGGATGGAGGATGTGGAGGATGCAGAAGATGTGGAGGATGCAGATGATGTGGAGGATGCAAAAGATGCAGAGGAAGCACCACGTCCAAGGCAGGACTACGTTTGGActtacaaaaagcagaagcagagggacAGCCCGTATCTGAATAAAAGTAATCAGCTTTTCTCCAAGACATCTGGCAATGTGACTCCTGAGGAAGAGCCCACACCAACAGAAAgtaaagcagagcagaaactaaacacagaacagcattttttctaCAACCTGTTGGTTAACTACAGCCCCCCCACCGCAAGCAGCATGCTAGAGGAcatgggggaagaagggggtTCCTCTCTAGGTAGGCATTTATCAGCCGTCCCTCAAACTGCAGAAACACACTGGAAGCAACCAAAGGAAGGATCCAGCTTCCTCAGTAAACCAGGGAGCTCCGACAGCCCAGACAGCGTGTCATTTCAAGGAGACCTCTTTGAAACCAAGGTCAATCACCACCTAGGTTTGCTCGTCTCAGACAAAGCCCTGCAGATGTTCATCGCCCATGTGGCACGAGCCCTGAGGATGGAGTGCAGCCTGCCCGAGGTCCAGCTGCCCTGTGCAAAGATGATCTCGAGGATGGGGCTGCTTGTAAAGCTGCTCAGCGAGAGGCAAGATGACCAGGGAGACTCTGTTCTCGTGGGCCACTGTCTTCTGGAAGGGAATGTTTCCAACAGCATGCCCCAGACCAGGAAAGTGGACAGGAAATCCATAAGGAAGGTGGGAGAGATATGGGGCATTGCTGGTTGTGTCCTTCTAGACAACAGGGAACGGAAGGGCCAGCCCTCTCTCCCCtcatgattttctttccttgtctcCCAGCAGAGACCAAAGCACACCCTCGTCGACAGCCTCCTGTTAGCGTTATCAGCGACTCTCATCATCATGATTAATTTCACAGCGTTTTGTCTCATTGAGGTAAGCTAATAACTCGTTTGACAGACAGCTGTCAGTCATGCCTTGTAGCTGGAGTGCACAGGGGCAGAGCAATGCTGCCCTGCACAGTTTCTGAGCCACAGGGTGCTGCTGTGGATGCTGGGTGGCACAGGAGATGGTTTTCCACCCTTGGAGCTTCTTGCAGCATCCACACCACAGAGCTCAGCATGGGTTCAGCCTGCTGGGGGGGGAGCTTGTCCTGGTATCTGTCACGACCTGTCCGCAGCTCCGCACTGCAGCTTTCCTAACAGCTTCCTTGAAGGGGGCTGTGgctccctctcccagcagccctTCCCCAGGTTTTATCCCGCAATCCCCAGCCCTCCAGGGTCACCTCCCAGGCTCTTCTCTTGACCCTGTTTTGCTCTCCTGCCAGCACGGTTTGGTTTCAGCCACGCAGCAATTCCCCTGAAAGCAAGTCCTTCCGCAAGGTGCCACGGCACTGCGTGggtcagggcagcagcagaaacagggCAGAGGAGCCAGCATGCCCCCAATTTCAGCCCCCCTTTGGGGCCCTGCTcggaaaaaaaggcttttatttctttaaaagcctACCTTCATGTTTCAGGCTGGGGTTAAACAGGAGGAGGGTACCCTGCAAAACACCACCCAGATAAGAAAGGCAGACATAAACATTGCTGAGATTAGGAGAGCTCTGGGAGGTCAGGTCATTCCGGAGGCAGGGAAAAGTGGGGAGTTGGGATGGGAGGATGGGCTCTTTCTAAAAACGTGGCTGCTGCACAGGCTTGTGCATGTATATAACGGGCTCAGTTGGAGGAAGAACCTTTTGGACTCCTGTGTTTTGCAGAGTTTAATGAGAAAATCCTGATGTTACAagtctctctgcctttccttcaCCAGGTTTGCTCCCAAAATCCTGAAGTTGCTTCCCAACCCCGAAGGACCAGTCGGTCACACCCAAAATGGTAATTACTCCCTGCACCGTGCCACAAACAGTCCTTACTCCAAACAGCCCCTAATCCGcaagccccccagccccatgtgGGTGCTGGCTGCCCAAGACTGCCCGGTCTATGTGTAAAACACGTcgcttttttaaaagatgcagaaaagggACCCCAAAGCGTGAGTGATAGGCACGGCCATAAGCTCACACCTCAACCAGCCACCCAGGCTTGTCCACGCGGGTGATGCTACACCCTGGATGTGTGGGTGTGTTGGCCCTGTGCTCCCGTGTGGTCCTACATCCCCGCAAGCACGCTGCCCAGCCGTGGGGCTCCGGCTTCCAGCAAAACTCTGGTGACGGCTCTGCCCTGTTTCTCCCTGTCCCGCTCCCCAGAGAGGCTGCTGAAGAGCCTGCTCCTGTCCTCTCCCAGCGCGTTTCACATCCAGGCTAAACTGGGACTTCTTCCCAGCCCCATCAGCCGGCGCCATCCCTTCCTTCTGGGGCTCCTCATATCCCTTAGGGTCAGCTGAAATGTCACCCTGAGCGGGTACAGCCGACATACCGACACACCGAGCGGGGTACATCACCCCAAGCGGGTACAGCCAACACACTGAGCGGGGCACATCACCCCGAGCGGGTACAGCCTTCTGCCCTGGCAGGATGCTGGCACCGCTGCAGCCCTCCCGGGCCAAGCCTCCCTGCTGATGGATGGGGAAAGGTGAATTCTGGGGAGATGATGCACAAAACCCTTTTTTCTCCCACCTTTAACTTGCTAAATCCAGGTGTTTTGCAGGGCTAAATGCCACTTCCCTGAttcctgcttccccagcaggaAACTTCCCACCAGCAACTACTAAAACGCATGTTTTagcctcctttccctttttttttttaagtttctatCAAAAACTCCCAGAGGGACAGAGCAAGAGCGAGTGTGGCATCGAAGAGCAGGTAAGGGCAGGGAGCACACGCCAGAGCTGCCCTTCTGCCCGCTACCGGCACCGCCGGCTGTTTCCCACTGTCTCCAAaacctttccttcccttccctggcACTTCCCAGGGCTCGCACGTGTCCTGCTTCAGCCAGATGCAGCCGTGGTGGCTGAGGGACCTGTTCCAGCCCCTGAAACCCCACCACAGGGAACACATGAGCCATCTGTACGACCAGACCTCCgaggacgaggaggaggaggttttCAACAAGTCCAGGCTAAAGTAGGTGGGGTGGCCGCGATGGCCACGCTCGGTCTGCAGCTCTCGATCTGCTGTAGGAACTGCTGGGGCTGTCCTCGGCTGTTTCCTTGGCAGTTACTTCCTTGGCTGTTATTTCCTTGGATGCTACTTCCTTGGCTGTTTCcttggcttttatttctttggttgTTATTTCCTTGACTGTTTCCTTGCCGTTATTTCCTTGGATGTTACTTCCTTGGCAGTTACTTCCTTGGATGTTATTTCCTTGCTGTTATTTCCTTGGATGTTACTTCCTTGGCTGTTTCCTTGGCTGTTATTTCCTTGGTTGTTATTACCTTGACTGTTTCCTTGGATGTTATTTCCTTGGATGTTACTTCCTTGGATGTTACTTCCTTGGACGTTTCCTTGGCTGTTATTTCCTTGGCTGTTTCCTTGGCTGTTATTTCCTTGCTGTTATTTCCTTGGCTGTTTCCTTGCTGTTATTTCCTTGCTGTTGTTTCTTTACTGTTATTTCCTTGGCTATTTCCTTGCCGTTATTTCCTTGGCTGTTATTTCCTTAGCTGTTATTTCCTTGCTGTTACTTCCTTGGCTGTTATTTCCTTGGCTGTTTCCTTGCCATTATTTCCTTGGCTGTTATTTCCTTGGCTGTTTCCTTGCCATTATTTCCTTATGTTGTTCCAGCAGGttgccaccagcaccccagaGCAGCCACACCGACGTGGAAGGGTGACTACCTGCCGCCTGTGCCCGGTGGCCCAGCgcaccccagcagctgccacagccgCACCCCCCCGCCGAGGAGGACACGGGGGCCAGGAACGTGCTGGGGACACCCTGAAGGCCACCGCTGCGGGAGGGGGacgggggggctgcgggcagcagGCCGGGCTGACATGGCACCGCGttcctggagctgcagccatGCAGCCTCGCTGGGCACGCGGGGTGTCCCTGGGGGACACACGCGTGTCCCCGCAGGCAGCTGGCAAGGGGTGcccggggtgctggggtgccgCTGCAGACCCCAGGGGCTCTGTACTGGTCACGTTTGTTCGGTGGCGGGGAAGGGCTTTGGAAATTGCAATTAAAACCTGTGGATTTTTCACCCAGAGCATTCTGCGAGCAGATGGGAGCGTGCACGCGTGTGTCTGGGCTGGCGTGCACACGTACACATGCGTGTTGTGGCATGAACAGGTGGTGGCGacacagctgtgcagggagagggagcaCCAGCCCCCACCGGGTGCCCGtgcccccacagcagcacccacctgtGAGGGTGTTTGCTTGCACACACGTGTGCCGTGCCAACCTGCGAGTACACATGTGTAGTACCCTGTGCCTGCCCGTACTCGTGTCTCTGCATGTCTGCCCCACACATGTGCATGGGTGGGCATCTGTGCACCCACTTGTGCATatgtctgtgcatgtgtgccTGCCTCGTGCATGCACGTGCTTGTACAACTGCATGCAggtgtgcacgtgtgtgtatgtgtgtgtcagtgggtgtgcacatgtgtatgtgtatgtatgtgtgtgcatgtgtgcatgcatgggTTAATGTGTGTGTACGtgcatgtatgcatgcatgCTCTGTGCATGGCTGTGTGCATGCGTGCATgaatatgtgcatgtgtg is part of the Falco naumanni isolate bFalNau1 chromosome 18, bFalNau1.pat, whole genome shotgun sequence genome and harbors:
- the LRRC37B gene encoding leucine-rich repeat-containing protein 37B isoform X1, translated to MLLLLLLLAATPCPGHAGGSCPEPCRCQQRLLDCSHAALVSVPPGSRRRAFSVLDFTGNSISSLENQAWKDYLWAEYLVLRYNDLWVVNRRSLEGLFLLKHLDLSCNKILSIEEHAFEPLPFLQLLNLGGNLITQIQNSTFQAWHGMQFLQKLILSHNPLLVIADTSFFKLPSVKYLDLGATQLTQQALLILLLTTVHLETLKLPSDVACCLCQKKHPTKPPCRTIKLHCENLCTTSAPQCAYTDPLAETPGKIMQVLPSRKLKASMVLNLKPEDPLLRDNETITFAVVLNLTSTDGDLGNANDHICRTNSCSSQQLLRQEDKTSKELMLHSIQHMDWTIESHTRRLDFLAKALEAELKNKLHKAESIMTVTSTVSPLPTSAMQKDEVHKIPAVEGETTTGWVQKQHGLGLNQTAANPREAAGRLNPTDNTSIFRRHKISTAPSKHTLLRSPAEAPHLSGCFNNQNCSEAVEQTKKTHGMEDVEDAEDVEDADDVEDAKDAEEAPRPRQDYVWTYKKQKQRDSPYLNKSNQLFSKTSGNVTPEEEPTPTESKAEQKLNTEQHFFYNLLVNYSPPTASSMLEDMGEEGGSSLGRHLSAVPQTAETHWKQPKEGSSFLSKPGSSDSPDSVSFQGDLFETKVNHHLGLLVSDKALQMFIAHVARALRMECSLPEVQLPCAKMISRMGLLVKLLSERQDDQGDSVLVGHCLLEGNVSNSMPQTRKVDRKSIRKQRPKHTLVDSLLLALSATLIIMINFTAFCLIEVCSQNPEVASQPRRTSRSHPKCFYQKLPEGQSKSECGIEEQGSHVSCFSQMQPWWLRDLFQPLKPHHREHMSHLYDQTSEDEEEEVFNKSRLNRLPPAPQSSHTDVEG
- the LRRC37B gene encoding leucine-rich repeat-containing protein 37B isoform X2; amino-acid sequence: MLLLLLLLAATPCPGHAGGSCPEPCRCQQRLLDCSHAALVSVPPGSRRRAFSVLDFTGNSISSLENQAWKDYLWAEYLVLRYNDLWVVNRRSLEGLFLLKHLDLSCNKILSIEEHAFEPLPFLQLLNLGGNLITQIQNSTFQAWHGMQFLQKLILSHNPLLVIADTSFFKLPSVKYLDLGATQLTQQALLILLLTTVHLETLKLPSDVACCLCQKKHPTKPPCRTIKLHCENLCTTSAPQCAYTDPLAETPGKIMQVLPSRKLKASMVLNLKPEDPLLRDNETITFAVVLNLTSTDGDLGNANDHICRTNSCSSQQLLRQEDKTSKELMLHSIQHMDWTIESHTRRLDFLAKALEAELKNKLHKAESIMTVTSTVSPLPTSAMQKDEVHKIPAVEGETTTGWVQKQHGLGLNQTAANPREAAGRLNPTDNTSIFRRHKISTAPSKHTLLRSPAEAPHLSGCFNNQNCSEAVEQTKKTHGMEDVEDAEDVEDADDVEDAKDAEEAPRPRQDYVWTYKKQKQRDSPYLNKSNQLFSKTSGNVTPEEEPTPTESKAEQKLNTEQHFFYNLLVNYSPPTASSMLEDMGEEGGSSLGRHLSAVPQTAETHWKQPKEGSSFLSKPGSSDSPDSVSFQGDLFETKVNHHLGLLVSDKALQMFIAHVARALRMECSLPEVQLPCAKMISRMGLLVKLLSERQDDQGDSVLVGHCLLEGNVSNSMPQTRKVDRKSIRKQRPKHTLVDSLLLALSATLIIMINFTAFCLIEVCSQNPEVASQPRRTSRSHPKCFYQKLPEGQSKSECGIEEQMQPWWLRDLFQPLKPHHREHMSHLYDQTSEDEEEEVFNKSRLNRLPPAPQSSHTDVEG